One Urechidicola croceus genomic window, ATTAGCACCAATGACATCGCTGAAAAATTAGATACAAAACCTTCTTCTGTTACAGATATGATAAAAAAATTAGCCGAAAAAAAATTGGTTAATTATAAGAAATATCAAGGCGTTTTATTAAGTAAAGAAGGTAGAAAAACTGCAGTTTCAATTGTGAGAAATCATCGTCTTTGGGAAGTTTTTTTGGTTGATAAGTTAGATTTTGATTGGGATGAAGTACACGAACTTGCAGAGCAATTGGAACATATAAAATCGACGCAATTAACTGAAAGATTGGATGAGTTTTTAGGGTTTCCTACACACGATCCACATGGTGACCCTATACCTGATAAAAATGGAAATATTGAGCATAAAAGTACAATTCAACTCTCTTCAGTAGCACTTGAAGTAGAAAGTGTTGTTGTAGGTGTAAAAGATTCATCATCTGATTTTCTCAAATATTTAAATAAGAAAGGTATCGGAATTGGAAATACCATTAAGATTATTCATAAAGAAACATTTGATAAGTCATTAGAAATATTAATTGATAATAAAGCAACTTTAATTACTGAAGAAGTTGCAAAAAATTTATTTGTAAAAGAAATTAAAGTATAAACAAAAAATGAAAAAAATTCTACTATTTATTTTAGTCGCAACAACAGTTCTAAGTTGTAAAAAAGAAAAGAAAACGGATAATGGAAAGTTAAATATTGTCACAACAACTTCAATGGTTACTGATTTAGTTAAAAAAATTGGTGGGGACTATATAAATGTTCAAGGCTTAATGGGTAGTGGCGTGGATCCACATCTATATAAAGCAAGTGAAGGTGATGTTTCAAAACTGGTTAATGCCGATGCTATTTTCTATAATGGATTACATTTAGAAGGAAAACTTGTTGAAGTATTTGAAAAAATGGAAAATCAACAAAAAAAGACTTTTGCAGTTGGTGAAGTTTTGGACAAAAACACACTTATTGGCTCTGACTATTTTAAAAGTAACTACGATCCACATATTTGGTTTGATATTGATTATTGGACGCAAGTAGGAACGTATGTAACTAAAAAATTACAAGAATTAAATCCTGAAAATGCTCAAATGTTTGAAGAAAACTGGCAAAACTATTATAATGAATTAATTTCTTTAAAAGAAAAAGTGAATACAACTATTGATTCATTACCAGAAGAAAAACGAATTTTGGTAACAGCACATGATGCCTTTAACTATTTTGGTAGAGCATTTAAGTTTGAAGTAGTAGGCTTACAAGGGCTTTCAACCGCAACAGAGGCTGGAGTTCAAGATGTTCAAAAATTAGCTAACTTTATTATTGAAAAGAACGTAAAAGCAATTTTTGTAGAAAGTTCAGTACCTAAAAGAACCATTGAAGCACTTCAAGCAGCAGTAAAATCAAAAAAACATGAAGTTGAAATAGGTGGAACGCTCTATTCTGATGCTTTAGGAAATAAAGGGACGGTTGAAGGAACTTATATTGGAATGTTTGAGTACAATGTAAATACAATTGTAAACGCCTTAAAATAATGAGTAAAATAGCAGTAAAAGTAGACGATTTAACAGTTGCTTACAACTATAAACCTGTACTTTGGGACATCGATCTTGAAATTCCCGAAGGTGTACTTATGGCGATTGTTGGTCCAAATGGCGCAGGTAAATCTACCCTAATCAAAGCCATATTAGGAATTTTAGATCCACTTGCAGGAAGTGTAAGTATTTATGGAAAACCTTATGAAAAACAGCGTTCACTAGTTGCTTATGTGCCTCAAAAAGGAAGTGTAGATTGGGATTTTCCTACTACTGCATTAGATGTAGTTATGATGGGGACATACGGAAGTTTAGGCTGGATAAAACGTCCTAGAGAAAAAGAAAAAAAAGCCGCGTTGGAAGCACTTGAAAAAGTAGGGATGCTTCCTTTTAAAGGCCGACAAATAAGCCAACTTTCGGGTGGACAACAACAACGTATATTTTTGGCTCGTGCATTGGTACAAGATGCATCGATCTATTTTATGGACGAACCTTTTCAAGGAGTGGATGCCACTACTGAAATTGCTATTATCAATATTTTAAAAGAATTAAGAAAAGCCAATAAAACTGTAATTGTAGTTCATCATGATTTACAAACAGTTCCTGAGTATTTTGATTGGGTAACATTTTTAAATGTAAAAAAGATTGCTACAGGTCCTGTTAAAGACATTTTTAATGATGATAATTTAACTAAAACTTATGGAATTAATTATAAAGTAAGTATTCAAGAGTAGGTTTTAGACTAATAGTCTTTAGACGGTAGTTGTTAGTGATATTAAATCACAAAATATGAACGAAACAAAATTCAAATTCGAAGATTTAAAAGTATATCAAAAAGCATTGGGCTTTGTTGATATCGTTTATACTATTTGTAATGATTTTCCTATAACTGAACGCTATGGATTATATTCTCAATTTACAAGAGCCGCAGTTTCAATATCATTAAATATTGCTGAAGGCTCTGGAGATACTGATGCCCAATTTAATAGGTTTCTTCAAATAGCAATTAACTCCGTAAAAGAATGTGTTGTATGTTCAACTATTGCCAAAAGGCAAAATTTTATAACCGACAAACAAGATTTTGAACTAAGAGAAAATTTAGTAGAATTATCTAAAATGATATCAAGCCTTCAAAAATATTTAAAAAAAACTAAAGATAAAAAAACTACAACTATAACAACTAAAGACTAACGACTAAGGACTGCAAACTAATGACTATTACAGAATATTTTGAACTTGTTTTTTCTGATTATACACTACGTACAATCACACTTGGGACAGCCATTTTAGGTGCCGTTTGTGGTATGCTTGGTAGTTTTGCCGTACTTAGAAAGCAAAGTTTATTAGGTGATGCTATTTCACATGCTGCGCTTCCTGGAATTGCAATTGCTTTTTTACTCACTGGAGCAAAAGACAGCAATGTTTTACTTTTAGGTGCTTTAATCAGTGGTCTAATAGGAACTTTTTGGATAAGAGGAATTATTACAAAAACTCATTTAAAATCGGATACTGCACTTGGGCTGATACTTTCTTTGTTTTTTGGTTTTGGAATGTTATTACTTACATTTATTCAAAAACAACCTAATGCTAATCAAGCAGGACTGGACAAGTACCTATTCGGACAAGCAGCAACTTTAGTCGAAAAAGATGTATGGATGATGGCTATAGTTACAGGATTATGTCTTATTGTTTTACTTTTATTTTGGAAAGAGTTTAAAATTTTACTTTTTGATGCAGATTACACTAAAACTCTTGGTTTCAATACCAAAACTATAGATATTCTCATAACTTCATTTATCGTTTTAGCAATTGTTTTAGGCTTACAAACTGTTGGTGTAGTATTGATGAGCGCAATGCTTTTGGCTCCTGCAGCAGCAGCAAGACAATGGACAAATAGTTTAGGAGTTATGGTGTTTCTAGCTGCCATATTTGGTGCTTTTTCAGGAGTTTTTGGTACCGCAATAAGCGCAAGTCAAAACAACCTTTCAACAGGACCAGTAATTGTTCTTGTTGCAGCAGTATTTGTAATCTTCTCATTTATTTTTTCACCAAGTAGAGGGTTGTTATTTAAACAAATTCGAATTATTAAAAACAGACGTGATTTAGAATTATATAAAACATTAGCGTTCATGCATAATATTGCAGAAACACATGAAAATATTGCGCATCCTCACGCTATAAAAATCTTGAATAATTTTCAAGGTTTTACTCGAAAAACCTTACAGAAATTAGTTGAAAGAAACTACGTTACCTTAAACGGGAATATGTGGTCATTGACCGAAGAAGGTTTCAATAAAGCAGCCAATTTATACAACCAACATTCCAACGAAGATGAGTAGTGCACAGATAGAAATACAATTAATTGCAAGTGTGGTTGCAATCGCTTGTGCCATTCCAGGAACATTTCTGGTATTGAGAAAAATGGCGATGATTAGTGATGCTATAAGCCATTCAATATTACCTGGAATTGTAATTGGATTTTTCATCACCCAAGATTTAAATTCACCTCTTCTTATTCTTTTGGCAGCAGTAACAGGAATTATAACAGTTGTCCTAGTTGAACGAATTCAAAAAACGGGCTTGGTTAAAGAAGATACCGCAATCGGACTCGTCTTTCCAGCACTATTTAGTATTGGAGTCATTGTGATTGCCAAAAACGCAAATGATGTACATCTTGATGTTGATGCTGTATTATTGGGCGAACTTGCATTTGCTCCTTTTGATAGATTAATGATTTCCGGAACAGATTTTGGACCAAAATCACTTTGGATTATTGGGACTATTCTTTTAATTACCGTTGGACTATTATTTGCCTTTTTTAAAGAATTAAAAGTAAGTACTTTTGATGCAGGATTAGCTTCTGCATTAGGTTTTTCTCCAGCAATTATTCATTACGGATTGATGACCGTAGCATCCGTAACTACAGTCGGTGCTTTTGACGCAGTTGGAGCAATCTTAGTAGTTGCTTTAATGATAGCACCTGCAGCAAGCGCATATCTATTGACGAATGACTTAAAACGCATGCTATTTTTATCTGTTGCTTTTGGGGTATTTAGTGCTATTTCTGGCTATTGGCTAGCACATTGGTTGGACGCATCTATTGCTGGTTCCATTACTACAATGTTAGGTTTATTATTTCTCGCTGTGTATTTATTTGCACCAAGTAAAGGACTTATTTCAGTGATGTACAGAGAAAAACAACAACGAACAGAAGTATCTTTATTGACTTTTCTATTACATCTAAAAAATCATAATGAAATTGAAGAAAGACATGTAAATCATTTAAACGAGCATATCAATTGGCAAAAGGTTCGTTCTGAAACAGTGTTAGATTTAGCCATAAAAAACAATATGATTACTATTGAAAATGAGATTGTCTCATTGACTGAAAAAGGAAATGAATTTACTTCTAAAGCTATCGATTATATTATTACAAATGAAGATGCTCAGATTGAAGATATGAAAGACGATTTCTTTTTGTTTAGAGGGTAAGCCACTAATACTAAATGGAAATTTTTAAACAGTTAATGATATATATACACAAGATTTTACAGTTTATATTTAAAAAAACAAGTCAAATTACATATTATTAAAAAACATAATAAAAAAATGATAATATTAAAAGACAAGCCAGGACAGTTATGTAATAGATTATGGGCTTTCTCCCCTTTTATTTCCGAAGCACTAGAAAATAATACTAAGATTAAGATTCTACATTTTTATGATTACTATAATTATTTTGAAGATTTAAATACTTTTAAATCTGTTAGTTTTATTAAAAATAAAAAAGCGCTAATCCTATATAATTTATTATTTAAAATTCTAAATAAAATACCATATAAGTTTTTGTCTCATTTAGGAATTATTTATGACTCACAAAATTACATAACAGAGGCAAATCAAAATAATAAACTTCATTTAATTAACGGATGGAGTCAAAAAAAACCGAATAAACAATTAAAATTAACAGATCTACAAAAATTATTTCGACCTAAAGATATTTATGCAAATAGAGTTGATAATATTTTTTCAAAAAAAAGAAAGGTGAATGACCTAATTATTGGTGTTCATATTAGAAGAGGAGATTATAAAGACTATAGAGGTGGAAAATATTATTATTCTGATTTAACAATAATCAATTTTATATTACAAATTATAAATGAATTTGATAAAAATAAAAAATTAACATTTCTACTTTGCTCAAATGAAAAAATAAATATTAAAGCCTATAATGATGTACCCGTTTTTCAAATAAATAACGCCAATCTTATTGAAGACTTATATGGTTTAAGCAAATGTGACTATATAATAGGTCCTCCAAGTACATTTTCTATGTGGGCTTCTTTTTATGGCCAAAAACCCTTATATTTTTTAAAAGAATCAACTTCTGTAATAAAAAAAGATAATTTTAGTATAATTTCTAAACAAAATCACTTTAAAAACGGACATATTTTTAGTCACTAAATAAGTATTGTGATTTACATAAAAAATTAATAAATATGAATGTGTATTAACAGCAAGAACTATTTTCATCTCACTATCAAATAAATTTCCTAATGACAACCGCATTTATCTTGGCCACAAGATTTTGCGGTTTTTTTCTTTTTGAAGAAATATTTTTTTACCAAAAAACTAACTGCCAATGACACAGTGATATAAACTAATATTTCTTGAAGTATCTCCATTTATTTTTTGTCGTATTTTTCTAAATAACTTTCAAAATCACTTTAAAAACTGAAACGCAATTAATGCAGTAATATATGCAATTGTAGACATTCCAAACAATTGAATCATAGGCCATTTCCAACTATTAGTCTCTTTCTTAACAATAGCCAATGTAGCCATACATTGCATTGCAAAAGCATAAAATAGCAGAAGCGATATTCCACTAGCAAATGTAAATATTTTCTTTCCATTTGGATGAACCTCTGCAGCCATTTTTTGCTTAATAGTTTCTTCTTCCTCTCCAGCACTTCCAACACTGTATATTGTTGCTAAAGTACCAACAAACACTTCTCTTGCAGCAAATGAAGTCACTAATGCAATTCCAATTTTCCAATCATATCCTAATGGTTTTATAACTGGCTCTATTGTTTTACCAACAATACCTATATAAGAATTTTCCAACTTATAAGCAGCAATCTTATCATCTAATTCTGTTTCACTCATTTGTTGATTAGCAACTTCTGACATTACAATTGATTCAGCATTATTAAATTTTTCTCCTGGACCATAAGATGCTAAAAACCATAGAATTATAGATATTGCCAAAATTATTTTACCAGCATCAAAAAGAAAAGTTTTTGTCTTTTCTAAAACATTGATAAATACATTTTTAAATAAAGGCACTTTATAATTTGGCATTTCAACTACAAAATAGGATTTACTCTTAATCTTAAGTGTTTTATTTAAAATATAAGCCGCAATTATTGCACCAGCGAAACCTAATAAATATAACAACATCAGTGTTAATCCTTGAGCATTAAAAATTCCAAAAACACGCTTGTTTGGAATTACCAAAGCAATTAAAATAGCATAAACTGGTAATCTTGCTGAACAAGTTGTAAATGGAGTTACCAAAATTGTAATTAATCTTTCTTTCCAACTTTCAATATTACGGGTAGCCATAATTGCAGGAATAGCACAAGCAGTTCCAGAAATTAACGGAACAACACTTTTCCCACTTAATCCAAAACGTCGCATAATTCTATCCATCAAGAATACAACACGACTCATATAACCGCTTTCTTCTAAAATTGAAATAAATAAAAATAAAAATGCAATCTGAGGGATGAAAATAACAACTCCTCCAAGCCCTGCAATAATTCCATCAACTAATAAATCGGTAAATTTTCCTGGAGCCATTACACTACGAACCCAATCTCCTAGTGACGCAAAGGAATTATCAATAAAATCCATAGGAACTCCACTCCAGTCAAATAGCATTTGAAATATCAATAATAAAATCCCAAAGAAAATTATATATCCAAATACTTTATGCGTAAGTATTCTATCAAATTGACTTCGTAAATCTGTTGCTTTTGATTTATCAACTACATAGCCTTTTTTAAGAGTGTCATTGATAAATTTATAACGCAAAATTGTTTCTTTTTGCTGTAATTTTTTTAATTCTGATTTTGATTTTGTTTCAAATGAATGAAATCCTTCAAAATCTTTCTTTTCTAACTTACCAAAATTTACATCTTGAGTAATTACTAACCATAATTTATATAATGATTGATTTGGAAACGCTTTTCTTAACCTTTCAAAATAATCTGAATCTATTTTAGATGTATCTAAACAAGGTTCAGATGGCAAATTTTTATATTCTTGAAGTAATGTAGATATTTGATCAATACCATTTTTAGTACGAGAACTTACAAGTGCAATTTTAGTTTTTAATTCTTTTTCCAATACTGGTATATCAATAGAAATACCTTTGCTTTTCATTCTATCCGACATATTGATAACGAGTATCGTCGGAATTTCTAAATCTTTTATTTGAGTAAATAAAAGTAAATTTCTTTTAAGATTTTCTACCTCTGAAACAACAATTGCTACATCTGGATAATCTTCATCACTCTTATTCATTAATAGTTCAATGACCACACTTTCATCTAAAGAAGATGCGTTTAAACTATATGTACCAGGCAAATCAATAATTTTAGCCTTTTGATGGCGAGTTAATTTACAATAACCCACCTTTTTTTCAACTGTTATACCTGGATAATTCCCAACTTGCTGATTTAAACCTGTTAAGTGATTAAATACTGATGTTTTTCCAGTATTTGGATTTCCTATTAACGCAACTTTCAATAAATCAGTACTCATATTTTTATCAACTTATTTAAGTACTTTTTTAATTGAGATTTGAAGAGCAGTTTCTCTTCTTATTGCAACATAACTTCCATTAATATTTATATACAAAGGATCATTGAAAGGGGCAAATTGCACTAATTCTACAGAGTTTCCAGGCAAGCATCCCATTTCAATCAATTTTAACGGAATTGCATCAATCTCAAAATCTTCTATGATTCCTTTTTCACCTTTTTTTAATGTTGCAACATTTGGCATTCAAGTAGTTTTAAAATAGAATGCAAATATACTAAATTAGAATCATTCTAAAATAGGAAGTCCATAACTACTTTTAATATTCTTCTTGTAGTAATTTTATATCGGCTATTAACTGTTGAATATCTTCGGAATTAGTTCCATCGTAATAGCCTCGGATTTGACGTTTTTTATCTACTAAAATAAAATTCTCAGTATGAATAAAATCCTGTTCTCCTCCATCGCCATCATCAATAACGGCAAAATAACTTTTTCGAGCCAAATCGTAAATATGCCTTTTATCTCCAGTTGTAACATTCCATTTAGAATCTTCAACACCTTTCATATCTGCATAATCTCTCAAAATTGGAATGCTATCCATAACTGGTGTTACAGAATGAGAAAGTAACATAATAGTAGAATCATTCTTAAATTCTTCTTGAACTTTTATCATGTTATTGGTCATAATTGGACAAATGGTTTGACATCTAGTAAAGAAAAAATCGGCTACATAAATCTTATCCTCATAATCTTTTTGAGTAATGACTTTACCATTTTGATTAATTAATGAGAAATCTCCAATTTTATGATTACTCCTTACATGTTTTACTGAAGAATCTACCAATCTAGGGTTTACATCTGCAGGATTATAAACAGGCAATTTCTTATCTGGATTTAAAATCGAATAAATTAAAGCAATCATTACAACAGAAAAAACGGTCATAATTACAATTATTGGTAACGATTTTTTAAAATTCCTTTGACTCATTTTCAACTAAATTTTAAGACAAATTTACAATAAACAGTTTCATTTTAAGTATAAGAATTATAAAAGTTTGTTAAATCAAACTCTTACTTAAACTAAGTTTTTTTAAACTCTATTTAAAACCGTACATTTGTGCGGTTTTAAAAGAAAAGACAATAACATTTTATGGAAATATTAATCAAAGCATCTCAATTTTTATTGAGTTTATCATTCCTAATCGTTTTACACGAATTTGGGCATTATTTACCTGCAAAACTATTTAAAACTAGAGTTGAAAAATTCTATTTGTTTTTTGATGCTTGGGGAAAAAAATTATTCAGTTTCAAAAAAGGAGGAACTGAATATGGAATTGGTTGGTTACCTCTAGGAGGATATGTAAAAATATCTGGAATGATTGATGAAAGTATGGATACTGAGCAAATGAAACAGCCTGCTCAACCTTGGGAATTTCGCTCAAAACCGGCTTGGCAAAGGCTGATTATCATGTTAGGTGGAGTTATTGTGAATTTCATTTTAGGTTTCTTAATTTACATTATGGTCTTGGCTGTTTGGGGTGAAGAACAAGTAAAGCCTAATGATGTAAAATACGGATTTTCTGTTGATAATACTTTTGAAGAATATGGTTTTAAAGATGGTGATTTAATTTTAAAAATAAATGGCGAAACTCCTGATGATGTTTATACTAAAGTAAACAAACATTTATTTTTACGTGATGTTTCTACAATTGAAGTTAAACATACTGATGGAACTACTGAAATTATAAATATTCCTGAAAATATTGGAGAAATTATGTGGCAAAATGGAGTAATGACTCCATTTACACCAAGAATGATTGCTGTAATTGATACTGTAATTGCAAACAAACCTGCTCAAAAAGCCGGATTTAAGAAAAATGATCAAGTAGTTGCCGTTAATGGAAACCCTATTACATATTGGAATGAATTTACTGATTGCGTAGATTATGGAAAAACAATGCAAGTAGATGTAATGAGAAATGGAACTGTTGAAAAACTAACAGTAACACCAAATTCTGAAAATAAAATTGGTATTGGACCTCAAGCAAAACTTGAAGATATAGTTACTATTAATCAAAAAAAATACACTTTTGCAGAAAGTATTCCTGCTGGTTTTTCAAAAGCCTATTGGACATTACGTGATTACATTACACAATTCAAATATGTTTTCACCAAAAAAGGCGCTCAAAGCGTAGGTGGATTTATTGCCATTGGAAGTATTTTCCCTTCAACTTGGAGTTGGCAAGCATTTTGGGGAATTACAGCATTTTTATCAATCATGTTAGGATTCATGAATTTATTACCAATCCCTGCTCTTGATGGTGGACACGTGATGTTTACTCTTTGGGAAATGATTACTGGTAAAAAACCTAGCGATAAATTCTTAGAATATGCTCAAATTGCTGGATTTGTCTTATTAATGGGATTATTACTACTAGCAAATGGTAATGATATCTATAAGTTATTTTCAGGTAGTTAATAACACCTAAATTTATACAATAAAAAAACACCTTTTAAATAGATTAAAAGGTGTTTTTTATTAATTATAGTTTTTTAAACTGTCTTACGAACTTCTTTTGCCTTTTCTTTGGCTTGTTCATTTCGCTCAATTTTATGCTCTGGTCTTGTCCATTTTGGTTTTTCTCCTAATGATTGGTAAGCCGAATCTTTAGCCTCAACTGTTTGTGGTTGTACCTTTTTAGTAAATGGTTTTTGAGGATTTAACCCTAATAACTCAAACATTTTCATGTCTTCATTTACATCAGGATTTGGAGTTGTCAACAATTTATCTCCTGCAAAAATTGAATTTGCTCCAGCAAAAAAACACATTGCTTGTCCTTCTCTACTCATTTGCGTTCTTCCGGCAGATAATCGTACTTGTGTTTGTGGCAATACAATTCTGGTTGTTGCAACCATACGAATCATATCCCAAATTTCAACAGGTTTTTCATCTTCTAATGGTGTTCCTTCCACAGCAACTAATGCATTAATTGGTGTAGATTCTGGTTGTGGATTTAAAGTTGATAAAGCAACTAACATTCCTGCTCTATCTTCAGCACTTTCACCCATTCCTATAATACCTCCAGAACAAACGGTTACGTTTGTTTTACGAACATTATCAATAGTATCTAATCTATCTTGATACCCACGTGTAGAAATTACTTCTTTATAATATTCTTCAGATGAATCTAAGTTGTGATTATAAGCATACAACCCGGCTTCTGCTAAACGTTGTGCTTGATTCTCTGTAACCATTCCAAGAGTACAACAAACTTCCATATCTAGTTTATTAATACCTCTTACCATTTCTAAAACTTGGTCAAATTCTGGTCCGTCTTTAACATTACGCCATGCTGCTCCCATACAAACACGAGAACTTCCACTTGCTTTTGCACGTAATGCTTGTGCTTTTACTTGGTTGACAGACATTAAATCATTTCCTTCAACACCAGTATGATATCTTGCTGCTTGCGGACAATAGCCACAATCTTCAGAACATCCACCAGTTTTTATTGAAAGTAAAGTAGAAACTTGTACCACATTTGGATCGTGACTTTCTCTATGAATTGTTGCCGCCTCATATAGCAACTCCATTAATGGTTTATTATATATTTCTAATATTTCTTCTTTTGTCCAATCGTGTTTTACTACGCTCAT contains:
- the rseP gene encoding RIP metalloprotease RseP, whose product is MEILIKASQFLLSLSFLIVLHEFGHYLPAKLFKTRVEKFYLFFDAWGKKLFSFKKGGTEYGIGWLPLGGYVKISGMIDESMDTEQMKQPAQPWEFRSKPAWQRLIIMLGGVIVNFILGFLIYIMVLAVWGEEQVKPNDVKYGFSVDNTFEEYGFKDGDLILKINGETPDDVYTKVNKHLFLRDVSTIEVKHTDGTTEIINIPENIGEIMWQNGVMTPFTPRMIAVIDTVIANKPAQKAGFKKNDQVVAVNGNPITYWNEFTDCVDYGKTMQVDVMRNGTVEKLTVTPNSENKIGIGPQAKLEDIVTINQKKYTFAESIPAGFSKAYWTLRDYITQFKYVFTKKGAQSVGGFIAIGSIFPSTWSWQAFWGITAFLSIMLGFMNLLPIPALDGGHVMFTLWEMITGKKPSDKFLEYAQIAGFVLLMGLLLLANGNDIYKLFSGS
- the bioB gene encoding biotin synthase BioB, which encodes MSVVKHDWTKEEILEIYNKPLMELLYEAATIHRESHDPNVVQVSTLLSIKTGGCSEDCGYCPQAARYHTGVEGNDLMSVNQVKAQALRAKASGSSRVCMGAAWRNVKDGPEFDQVLEMVRGINKLDMEVCCTLGMVTENQAQRLAEAGLYAYNHNLDSSEEYYKEVISTRGYQDRLDTIDNVRKTNVTVCSGGIIGMGESAEDRAGMLVALSTLNPQPESTPINALVAVEGTPLEDEKPVEIWDMIRMVATTRIVLPQTQVRLSAGRTQMSREGQAMCFFAGANSIFAGDKLLTTPNPDVNEDMKMFELLGLNPQKPFTKKVQPQTVEAKDSAYQSLGEKPKWTRPEHKIERNEQAKEKAKEVRKTV